TGGACGAGTGCATGTATTCAGTTGAGTGAGTTGTCGACACGCCGAATTCGGCCCTAACTTCGCCTCCATGCCCGCAACCGAAACATTCCGCATCCCCAAGCACAAAAGGCACGTCCCGGTCGCCCGGCAGCGCGTGCGGAAGGTGCTCGCGGACTGGGGAGTGACGGACGAACTCGCCGACACCATCACCCTGTTGGCGAACGAACTCGTCACCAACGCGGTGGCCCACTGCCGCGTCTCCAGCGCCCAGATCGCCGTCACCCTCACCCTGGGCGAACCCGAACTGATCCTGGAGGTACGGGACCCCGACCGGGACCGCCTCCCCGAGCCGCGCGACTCCGCCCCGGACGAGGAGGGCGGACGTGGCCTCGCCCTCGTCGCGGCGCTGGCCGACACCTGGGGGTGCCGGCCGGAGCCGTACGCGAAGTGCGTCTGGGCCCGCCTCACGGTGACCGCACCGGAGGGGACCCGTGTTCCGGCAACTCCGTGACGCCGCCGCCCGCCTGCTCGGCCACGCCCCACCGTTGACCGACCTCGACCTGGCCCGCGAGGTCCGCCGGCCGGACCCGTACGTCTGGCGGCTCCCGAGCCCGTACGACGCCCGCCGGCACCGCTGGTCCAGACGATCCCGTGCGGCCGGTGGCCACCTGTCCTTCCCCTGCGACGAGCCCTGCTGGCGCACCCCGG
The DNA window shown above is from Streptomyces sp. NBC_00670 and carries:
- a CDS encoding ATP-binding protein, producing the protein MPATETFRIPKHKRHVPVARQRVRKVLADWGVTDELADTITLLANELVTNAVAHCRVSSAQIAVTLTLGEPELILEVRDPDRDRLPEPRDSAPDEEGGRGLALVAALADTWGCRPEPYAKCVWARLTVTAPEGTRVPATP